The Apus apus isolate bApuApu2 chromosome 1, bApuApu2.pri.cur, whole genome shotgun sequence nucleotide sequence AAGATTAACAGTAatcattttaatataaactGGGCCCTTGCAGCAGGCATTTCTAGTATCCACATGCCATGTCAAAGGTGCCTCAGGCAGTTCGGGTACTTGAGCTCTCTGGGCTGGGGCCATCACAAGTCTGGATTGTGGCTGGCTGGAACCAAAGCACTGAGAAGAGGCACAGAGGGAGAAGAGCataattttcctctctctgcctggGCCTAGCCAGCTACTCCTCTCCATGGGAATTCAAATCTGATCCTCCTCGCCCAGCACACTCCACTTTGACACATCTACTGGCCATGTGTATGACTTACTTTAATGGCTACAGGTGTGAGATGTCTGGCTGATAAAGGAGCTGCACTCAGGACTGGTTTAGTCATCTGCTCCATAACAGATGCACCACTCACAGGACTTCCCCGGGAGCAATCTGCTGGGCTCAGCTCTTCCCGGCTCCTCTTGTCCCACATCTTCTCGCTCTTCCACCTCCTCAGCCACCTGAGGAGGCCCCTAAAGCCTGAGACTTCCCACGCTTCAAAAGCTGAACCCGCCTCGGAGCACCGTGCTACCTCCGCGGCCCGGGAGCCGGCGGCAGCAGGCAGGTCAGCGTAGGCTTTATACACCTGCGCGACACAGCCCGAGCCGACCGGCTCCTGGCTTTGGAACTTGAGGATGCCCGTCCAGTCCGTGCCAAAGGCCTTCCTCAGGAGCTCGTCCGTGTGGCTCCACGGGTGCGGGCTCACCTCAACGTGCAGCTTGGAAAACTCATCGCAGAAGGCCTCGGAGAAGAGGTCTCTCCGGGTGCTGGCCCACTGGCCCAGCTTGATGCAGGTGGGGCCCGCAGCCTCGGCTGCTCTCCGCAGCAGCCGCAGCCAGCGGGCGCCCAGGCCCGGCCACAGCCGGCTCAGCGggtagagcagcagcagaggcccGAAGCGCAGCAGCAACCCGCACGCCCGCAGGCTCAGCCGGAGAACCAGGCCCAAGCGCCGCAGCAAAGCCCAGGGCTGCCGCTGCGGGCCGCGCTCCCCGACCCAGACCGGCACCGCCTGCCCCGgcctctcctcccacccagccccGGCCGCGGGCACCGCCAAGGCCACCGCCACCCagcgccccgcccgccgcccgccgcgccccgcggccgccccgccgcacAGCGCCgcccgcgcccggccccgcagcgcccgcggCAGCCGCAGCAGCCGCGCCGCAGCGCCCGCCGCCATCAccggccgggcccggccccgcggcggcgggagcgggcggAGCCGCCCCTTAAAGGGACGGGAGCGGGAGCCTCCGGGGGCGCGGGCGGCACCTGCCAGGGGAGCAGCTTGAGCGGGACGTCGGGTCGGGTCGGCTCCGGTTGCGGCCGCGCTGCAGGAGGACGAGCGGCCCCTGGCAGCAGCGGGGCGGGCACCCAGGCCTGTGCTCAGGGCCGTGGAGCGACCTGCGGATGAGATCAGGGAGATGGAATGTGCAAGGGGCACTTCAGCCTTTGAAAGGTGGCCCCtacctcctttatttttttgggttttcCCCATGATAAGCTGGCACTGCCGTGTTTATCCTTCAGCAAAAGCCCAGGCTTTCTAGCCATAGCCTGAGTGCAGTGGCTGAAGTGCTACGATGCTTAGTAATTTCCTTAGCAGGGCATTAATGAAACAGTGCAACAGAGGTATCGGAGGGCACATGACTGCTGGTAAATTCAAGTTAAAAGGATGATGGTATTTCAGTAGAGCTACTGAAGGTTTTCATCTTCCAGGCTTGCTCTGGACCTTGGGCTCCTTGCTCCAATGGCAGCGTTGGGTCACCTGCTTATTCCCTAGTCGGCCAGGAAGGCACTAACCTTGTCTGCAGCTACAGGGCTGGAGAGCGTTGCTCATTGCCTTAGCAGGGAACACGTGCCTTTTACAAACCAAAAGCAGTTAACCCATCGCTGATGATGCAGCTGATGACAGAGACATTATCCATCTCTCCCTTCTGGGAGCTGTTGTGTATGTCGGAGCGACACACCGAAGCATGTTTTAGGGCACAGCCACCACAAAGGTGATGCCACAGCTTGCGTTGCCACCCACCGTAGGTTCTGCAAAGCTACTGTCTGGAGCAGGGAGGCTttgggctgggagctgtggcCTTTCACAGTGGGAGTTCAGCTGATTCCTGCGTTTGAGTGTGTTGCTAAGGGCATTCCTCTGCTCAGaggaaaataagtaaataaataaataccctttctgatatttttcatCTACCCAAGGAACCAAAAACACGTAGGAAGAATTAATATGCTTTCAAATCCAGATCCCTCCCCAACAGGTAGCTCAGATGCGACCAAGCGAAaccctgtgctggcagggagctggatgACGGCCCCGCACaggtgagcagctctgctgatgggAAGCGTTCCGCAGCCCGGAGGCTTCCCTGGCCAGCCGCGTTCTCCTGCCGTCTCTGCCACCTGGTCAGAAGCTGTGACAGGTTTCCTCGGTTGCCGGCAGCCGCCGGACTCACCGGTGCTGGTTTGCTGGCCAGAAGGCACTTCCCACCGTCCCGTGCCTAGTTCTGTTTGCAGCCAGACAGGCACCTTCCGCGCCGCATCGCCTCTTTTCAACGCATCTCTAgccccccgcacccccggcCCGCTCTCGCTGGGCTCCCCGCGCCGCGGCCGGCAGGGCGGGCAGAGCGTGCGTTCCCcggcgcgggggcggggcggtgcggggcggtgcggggcggtgctgccggcggggcccggggctgTGCCGGGGGCGCGGCGCTGCAtggcgcggcgggcggggagccCCCAGCCGCGCGTCCGCAGGCCGCCAGCCcggcgccgggccccgccgccatGCCGAGGCACGGCCACGCACCCCCGCTGCCGCCGgggaaggtaaaggggctcgGAGGGGCCCGTGGCGGGGCCGGGACGGAGGTTACCGGGGGGGAGGCGGAGAGgggggggctgggaggcagcCCCTGCCGCCTGCAGAGCGCTCGCCCCCCGCGGCGGCGGTCGGGACGCCAGGGATCGGTGCCGCTCCAAAATGTGGCtaattctggggtttttttttctcccctctagTCTCCAAATTGGTTTTTCTTCTCCCGGTAATGCGTTTGGCTGTAGAGGGGCAAAtcgaggtggggggggggggaggggggcgtgAGCCGTACCCCCCTTTCACGCTCCCGGGCGCTGAGGGCACCGCCGCTCGGTCCCGCCGTTTTCCCGCCGGGAACGGGGAGCCCCGCTGCTGCGGGGAGGCCGGGTCGGCTGCCCGAGCGGCTCTTGGCCGCGGGCGGGGGGGAGAAAACGCCGAGGGGAGGGCGATGGCCCCGGCGCCGAACAGCCGGCCCGAGGGGTTCGGGGGAGAGGGGCAGAGGAGCGGAGCAGCCCAGCCTGAGGCCCCGGGGTGGACTCAGCCCTGCTTCGGCCTCCcgcaacatttaaaaaaaaaaaaaaaaaaagacgagAAAATGCTGAGCAGATTCTTCGGGGAAAGCTCAGGCCCTACCGGAGCAAGCAGCAGAGTCCCCCTCAGTTTCAGTAAACTCCTGATTCCCTCCGCGATCGTAGCTCTgcactgatttctttctttctttctttctttctttctgttcgTTGTAGcctgcttttctcttgctttgcaCTCGGCATGAGGAAACGTCTGCACTTGGGTGCAGCCTGTAGCTTAACAGAGTAGCATTTTTGAGTCGCAGTTGGTATCCAGGAGAGTATTCACCTGTCCTGAAACACCCACTCCCTGCTGTGGTACCTAGGGGTGGTGGGTGCTGATGGATTTAGGTGCAGAGTTAGGGGGAAGCGGCAGCTGGGAAGGAGACAATGAAGAGCTAACAGCTGTCTGCTGCTGTGGTTCAAGGGTGTCAAATGCAAACTGGAGAGTGAGCTCTATAAAAGTGCTTTTGGGACACTTTCAGAGGGTTTGATTTTGTGAGTCTCCAGGGAGCCTGGCTGTTGGTGCTTGGTGCTGAAAGAGGGATGGTCGTGGGAGGACGGAGGCTTTCTTACTGCAGGGGGCTGCCCTAGAGCCTCCTCAAGGACCAGGTAGTAAGTGTTAAGCATGTGGTGCTTAATCCTGCTTTTTGCAAGACCACAGTTTGTTTCCTGGACAGGTCAGCAAATTGTATGGGAGCTGTTCCTGCCCATAAGGTGTAGCCAGCCACCTTTGCTCTTGCCGTTTAAGCTATGGTGTTGCTTTTGGAGAGGAGTATCTCCAGCCTGGAGATATGC carries:
- the ADCK2 gene encoding uncharacterized aarF domain-containing protein kinase 2 isoform X2, translated to MAAGAAARLLRLPRALRGRARAALCGGAAAGRGGRRAGRWVAVALAVPAAGAGWEERPGQAVPVWVGERGPQRQPWALLRRLGLVLRLSLRACGLLLRFGPLLLLYPLSRLWPGLGARWLRLLRRAAEAAGPTCIKLGQWASTRRDLFSEAFCDEFSKLHVEVSPHPWSHTDELLRKAFGTDWTGILKFQSQEPVGSGCVAQVYKAYADLPAAAGSRAAEVARCSEAGSAFEAWEVSGFRGLLRWLRRWKSEKMWDKRSREELSPADCSRGSPVSGASVMEQMTKPVLSAAPLSARHLTPVAIKVLHPGLVNQVQMDLFLMKMGSRIIGLLPGFKWLSLTEVVEEFEKLMIQQIDLRYEARNLERFRQNFLHVDFVKFPTPLWPLVTTDVLVETFEVFVDNFVHADLHPGNILVQGTAHASSSCREQTTIVDLCDTLVVEVKPPLRRLCLVLLDAGIVAELQSADMQNFRAVFTAVVQGQGERVAELILHHARANQCQDIERFKAEMAELVTRVRGNTIALGKLQVADLLSNVFKLLMTHKVKLESNFASIIFAIMVLEGLGRSLDPELDILEAAKPLLIKTAASVLE